GGACGATCGCCTTCCTCACGGGCAAGCCCGGCGGGGATGCCGCCAACCACCTCCGGGGCGACTACGTCAGCATCTACGTGCCGACCACGCCGAACCCGACCTCGGGCTTCTTCCTGATGATGCCGCGGGAAGACGTGGTCGAGCTCGACATGAGCGTCGATGAGGCGCTCAAGTACATCATCTCGATGGGCGTCGTCGCCCCGCCGACACGCCGTGTCGAGCGGCCTGCGCTGCTCAACGAGTAAGAACCCACACCTCTCTCAGACCGCCGTGCGACGCCCGCGCGCCACGACCCAGAACTGCCGGAATCCATCCATGCGAACTCACTACTGCGGAAAAGTCACCGCCACCGACCTCGACCAGATCGTCACCATTTGCGGCTGGGTGCACCGTCGCCGCGACCACGGCGGGGTGATCTTCATCGACCTGCGCGACCGCGAGGGCCTGGTGCAGGTGGTGTGCGATCCCGACCGCGCCGAGATGTTCAAGACCGCCGAGTCGGTGCGCAGCGAGTTCGTGCTCAAGATGAGCGGCAAGGTGCGCCGCCGTCCTGCCGGCACCGAGAACGCCAACCTGACCTCGGGCGAGATCGAGATCCTCTGTCACGACATCGAGGTGCTCAACGCCGCCGCCACGCCGCCCTTCCAGCTCGACGACGAGAACCTGTCCGAGACGGTGCGCCTGACCAACCGCGTCATCGACCTGCGTCGCCCGCAGATGCAGAAGAACCTGATGCTGCGCTACAAGACCACGATGGCCTTCCGCCGCTTCCTCGACGGCGCCGGCTTCATCGACGTCGAGACGCCGATGCTCACCAAGAGCACCCCGGAGGGCGCACGCGACTACCTGGTGCCCTCGCGCGTGCACCCGGGCCAGTTCTTCGCCCTGCCGCAGTCGCCCCAGCTCTTCAAGCAGCTGCTGATGGTGGCCGGCTACGATCGCTACTACCAGATCGTCAAGTGCTTCCGCGACGAGGATCTGCGCGCCGACCGCCAGCCCGAATTCACCCAGGTCGATCTGGAGACGTCCTTCATGGACGAACACCAGATCACCGCGCTGGTCGAGGAGATGATCCGCTTCGTGTTCAAGGAGGCGATGGACGTCGAGCTGCCCGCTCCCTTCCCGCGCATGACCTACGCCGAGGCGATGCGCCGCTACGGCTCGGACAAGCCGGACCTGCGCGTGACGCTCGAGCTCACCGACGTCACCGACGCGGTGCAGGACGTCGCCTTCAAGGTCTTCAGCGGCCCCGCCACCTCGGGCGGTCGCGTCGCCGCGATGCGCGTGCCGGGCGGCAACAGCCTCACCCGCGGCGAGATCGACGAATACACCAAGTTCGTCGGCATCTACGGCGCCAAGGGCCTCGCCTACATCAAGGTCAATGACGCCAGCCAGCCCAACGAGCAGGGCCTGCAGTCGCCGATCGTCAAGAACCTGCACGAGACCGCGCTGCGTACCATCCTCGAGCGCACCGGTGCCCAGTCGGGCGACCTGATCTTCTTCGGCGCCGACAAGACCAAGGTGGTCAACGACGCCATGGGCGCGCTGCGCATCAAGCTCGGCCATGAGAAGGGGTATGTGACCGGCGAGGCCTGGCGCCCGCTGTGGGTGGTCGACTTCCCGATGTTCGAGTACGACGAGGACGACAAGCGCTGGACCGCCTGCCACCACCCCTTCACCAGCCCGAAGGACGAGCACATCGACCTGCTCGAGACCAACCCGGGCGAGTGCCTGGCCAAGGCCTACGACCTCGCCTTGAACGGCTGGGAGATCGGCGGCGGCTCGGTGCGTATCCACCGCGCCGACGTGCAGGCGCGCGTGTTCGAGGCGCTCCACATCGGCCCCGAGGAGCAGCAGGCCAAGTTCGGTTTCCTGCTCGACGCGCTCAAGTACGGCGCGCCGCCGCACGGCGGCCTGGCCTTCGGCCTCGATCGCATCGTCACCATGATGACCGGCGCCGAGTCCATCCGCGACGTGATCGCCTTCCCCAAGACCCAGCGCGCCCAGTGCCTGCTCACCGACGCGCCGAGCGGGGTGGACGAGAAGCAGCTGCGCGAGCTGCACATCCGCCTGCGCCAGAAGGTCGAGACCCAGGTCGAGGTCGAGCGCGGCTGATCACGCGCCCGGCCCGAGTCTGTCGGAGCGGGCCTGCTCGCCCGTAGCCTGCGCAGCGCCGCTGCATGCGCGGACAAGCCCGCTCCCACATCGCCGCGCCCGCTCCGGGCGCCCATGCCTGAAGCCCCTGCGACGAAGAACACGCTTTCTTCGTCGCAGGGGCTTCAGGCTTTTCGCCACCTGCCGTAATCTTCGGTCATGGCACGCCTGCCGCGTGCGTCCGGTGCCCCGTCCGATGCTGCTTTCCCACGAAATCGATGTCCTCGTCGTCGAGAGCCAGGCGACCATGCGTGCGCAGTTGCGCAATATGCTCACCTCGATCGGCATCGAGGCACCGCAGTTCGCCGTGTCGGCAACGATGGCGATGCGCCGCCTGCGCGCGCAGCGCTACGACCTCGTGCTGTGCGAATACAACCTCGGCGAAGGCCAGGATGGCCAGCACCTGCTCGAGGACCTGCGCCTTCACCAGATCATCCCGCTCGACACCCTGTTCGTGATGATCACCGCCGAGCGTAACTTCGAGCGCGTGACCAGTGCCTGCGAGCTCGTTCCCAACGACTACATCCTCAAGCCGCTGACCGCGGAGACCCTCCGCGTGCGGCTGCTGCGCGCGTTCGAAAAGCGCGATGCGTTCCTGCCCGCCTGGCAGCTGATGAGGATCGGCGACCCGGTGGGCGCGATCGCGTATTGCCGCATCGCCCGCGACGAGCACCCCCAGCATCTGGTCGACTTCATGCGCCTGCAGGCCGAACTGCACGCGGGGATCGGCCAGATCGCCGAGGCCGAGACCCTGTACCGCGAGATCCTCTCCGCCCGCCCCATCCCCTGGGCCTCGCTCGGACTCGCGCGCATGCTGGTTCTGAAGAAGTCCTGGGTCGAGGCCGAGCACATCCTCACCGAGCTGCTCGCGCGCCACGACCGCTTCATCGAGGCCTACGAACTGCTCGCCAGCCTGCGCGAGGCCACCGGCCGCCAACAGGAGGCCTGCGCCGCCCTGCAGCGTGCGGCGGAGCTCTCGCCCTACCGCATCACCCGCCTGCGCCGGCTCGGCGAGCTTGCGCTCGACGCGGGGGACGCAGGCACCGCCGCACGCAGCCTCGCCGACGCCGTCGAGCGCGGCAAGTACTCGGAGTTCCGCGACCCCGAAGATCACGTCCGCCTGCTCCAGGCGCAGCTCGCCCTGCACAAGCTCGACGAGGCGCGCGATACCCTGGGCGACCTCGAACGCAGCCTGGCACGCCACCCCAAGGGCGAGCTGTGCGCGGCGATCGGCGGCGCCTTGATCCAGGCCCATCAGCACGACCAGGCAGGCGCCCGCCAGTCGATGCTGGCGGCGCTGCGCAACCCGGCCCGGCTGCGAGACCTCTCGGTAGGCCTGCGCCAGGATCTGCTCAAGGCCTGCTATGACCAGCAGATGAGCGACGAGGGCACGGAGCTGCTCGCCGACCTGCTGCGCACCGCCGGCGACGACCGCACGCTCGAATCGACACGCGCCGCACTGCGCGCGCGCGGACTCGACCACCTGTCGCGCGAGGTCGAGGCGAAGGTGCAGGCCGAGGTGAAGGCGCTCGTCACCACCGGCGCGCAGAAGGCCCACGCCGGCGACTTCGACGGCGCGGTGGCCGAGATGATGAATGCCGCGCGCAAGATGCCCGGCAACCCGCACGTCCTGTTCAATGCCGCCCTGGCGCTGTTGCGCCACATCGAGAATCGCGGCTGGAACGAAGCCTTCGCCACCCAGGCCCGCACACTCATCGACCGCGCCCAGCGCATGGCGCCTGCCAACCCCCGCCTCGCCGCAATCACCGAGTTCATGCACGACCTGATGAAACGCTTCGGCATCGGCCCCAACCGCAGCGCACCCAAGGCGCGCCAGGTCTAGGCCCATGCTTCGCCTGTTCCTCGCGCGCCTCGCGCTCCTGCTCGTCTTCGTCGGCAGCCTCGCTGCCTGTTCGCCGCCCGCCGGTTCCGGCAGCGGCCTGCCCTCCCACGCCGGCCTGCCACCGGAGGCGATCGAGACCCTCGGCCTCATCCAGCGCGGCGGTCCCTTCCCCTACCGCAAGGACGGCACCACGTTCCAGAACCGCGAGCGCCTGCTGCCGGCCAAGCCGCGCGGCTACTATCGCGAGTACACCGTGCCCACGCCCGGCTCGCGCGACCGTGGCGCGCGCCGGATCGTCGCCGGCGGCAACCCGCCCGAGGTCTTCTACTACACCGCCGACCACTACCGCAGCTTCCGCCAGATCGAGCCGCTGCCATGAGCCAAGCCCCCTCCCGCCCCGCGTCCGCATGCGCGGAGATCCGCATCGAGCTCGCCGGCTGCACCGACAAGGCGGAACTGCTCGCGCGCTTCGCGCGCGCGCTGCACTTTCCGCACTGGTTCGGGCACAACTGGGATGCACTGTCCGACTGCCTGACCGACCTCAGCTGGCTACCGGCGCCACACTACCGCCTCGTGCTCTGCGAACCCCAGGCGCTGCGTGCAGCCGCGCCCGAAACGCTGGACACCGCGCTGGAGATCCTCGCCGAGGCGGCCGAGTTCTGGGCTCACTCCGGGGTCGCGTTCGAATTCGTACTCAGCGAAGCGCCGGCGGCTGACCGCCCTCCTGGGCCAGGCGCGCCCGCCGCTCCTCGATGAGTGCAGACAGGCAGCGCGGGCAGTAGCAGCCGGCATCCGCCGGCAGTGCACCCGCCTCCGGGACGGCGAACGCGGCCGGATAGGCGGCACACCAGCACGCCGGTTCGCCGGCCTGCATGCCGCAAGTGAAGGCCGCGCCGCAGCGCGG
This region of Thauera sp. JM12B12 genomic DNA includes:
- the aspS gene encoding aspartate--tRNA ligase, whose translation is MRTHYCGKVTATDLDQIVTICGWVHRRRDHGGVIFIDLRDREGLVQVVCDPDRAEMFKTAESVRSEFVLKMSGKVRRRPAGTENANLTSGEIEILCHDIEVLNAAATPPFQLDDENLSETVRLTNRVIDLRRPQMQKNLMLRYKTTMAFRRFLDGAGFIDVETPMLTKSTPEGARDYLVPSRVHPGQFFALPQSPQLFKQLLMVAGYDRYYQIVKCFRDEDLRADRQPEFTQVDLETSFMDEHQITALVEEMIRFVFKEAMDVELPAPFPRMTYAEAMRRYGSDKPDLRVTLELTDVTDAVQDVAFKVFSGPATSGGRVAAMRVPGGNSLTRGEIDEYTKFVGIYGAKGLAYIKVNDASQPNEQGLQSPIVKNLHETALRTILERTGAQSGDLIFFGADKTKVVNDAMGALRIKLGHEKGYVTGEAWRPLWVVDFPMFEYDEDDKRWTACHHPFTSPKDEHIDLLETNPGECLAKAYDLALNGWEIGGGSVRIHRADVQARVFEALHIGPEEQQAKFGFLLDALKYGAPPHGGLAFGLDRIVTMMTGAESIRDVIAFPKTQRAQCLLTDAPSGVDEKQLRELHIRLRQKVETQVEVERG
- a CDS encoding response regulator, yielding MLLSHEIDVLVVESQATMRAQLRNMLTSIGIEAPQFAVSATMAMRRLRAQRYDLVLCEYNLGEGQDGQHLLEDLRLHQIIPLDTLFVMITAERNFERVTSACELVPNDYILKPLTAETLRVRLLRAFEKRDAFLPAWQLMRIGDPVGAIAYCRIARDEHPQHLVDFMRLQAELHAGIGQIAEAETLYREILSARPIPWASLGLARMLVLKKSWVEAEHILTELLARHDRFIEAYELLASLREATGRQQEACAALQRAAELSPYRITRLRRLGELALDAGDAGTAARSLADAVERGKYSEFRDPEDHVRLLQAQLALHKLDEARDTLGDLERSLARHPKGELCAAIGGALIQAHQHDQAGARQSMLAALRNPARLRDLSVGLRQDLLKACYDQQMSDEGTELLADLLRTAGDDRTLESTRAALRARGLDHLSREVEAKVQAEVKALVTTGAQKAHAGDFDGAVAEMMNAARKMPGNPHVLFNAALALLRHIENRGWNEAFATQARTLIDRAQRMAPANPRLAAITEFMHDLMKRFGIGPNRSAPKARQV
- a CDS encoding ribonuclease domain-containing protein; the encoded protein is MLRLFLARLALLLVFVGSLAACSPPAGSGSGLPSHAGLPPEAIETLGLIQRGGPFPYRKDGTTFQNRERLLPAKPRGYYREYTVPTPGSRDRGARRIVAGGNPPEVFYYTADHYRSFRQIEPLP
- a CDS encoding barstar family protein, which encodes MSQAPSRPASACAEIRIELAGCTDKAELLARFARALHFPHWFGHNWDALSDCLTDLSWLPAPHYRLVLCEPQALRAAAPETLDTALEILAEAAEFWAHSGVAFEFVLSEAPAADRPPGPGAPAAPR
- a CDS encoding cysteine-rich CWC family protein; this translates as MPMSEPTNTCPRCGAAFTCGMQAGEPACWCAAYPAAFAVPEAGALPADAGCYCPRCLSALIEERRARLAQEGGQPPALR